The DNA window CGGATCTCTGATCGATGCGAAAGTATATGATAAAATGGAATTCATTATCCGCCCTGCCAGGAGCATCACCACTTTTTTCGGACAGGGAGACCCTTATTGTAACTGATCAGTCTGCTATCACCGTAATAATATTCTGTTATTCCATATCCTGAGATATTAAAATAATCCTAATTTTTATTTTCCTTGCTTGCTCATTTGTGCGTTAATTTCTAACTTGAATTGGATTTAAAAAATAGAACATGGAAAAATTAGGATTTATAGGATTGGGCAATATGGGACATCCTATGGCCAAAAATCTTGAAAAAGCGGGATTCCCGCTATCAGTATACAACAGGACACCGGAAAAAGCAGCCGGTTTCAGGGAGCAGTCAAGAGTGTGCACCAGTATTGCAGATCTGGTGGAGAACAGTGATGTGGTTTTTACGATGCTCACCAATGATGATGCCCTGAAAGCAGTATATGAAGAAATACTTTCCCTGAATATTACCGGTAAACTCTTTGTAGATATGAGTACGGTATCCCTTGAAGCAACCGCGCATACTGCTGCTGCTATCATTGTAAAAGAAGCCTCTTTTATAGACGCTCCGGTAGCAGGAAGCACCAAACCGGCAGCGGAAGGAACCCTGATCATCATGGCCGGCGGTGAAGAAAAAGATATTAAGCGTGCCGAACCCTATCTTCAGAAGATGGGAAAACTGATTAAGCACCTGGGTAAGAATGGTAACGGAATTGCAGCTAAGTTATCGGTGAATTACTTTATATCGGCTATTTACCAGGGATTGGCAGAAACCGTTCTCTTCTCCGAACGTCTGGGTCTTGACCGAAGAGATATGCTTGAAATCATTAATGAAAGTGCAAGCGGAAGCGGGGCAACAAAGGTAAAAACCCCTTTGCTCATCGAGGATCATTACCCGCCAGCATTTACACTGGACCTGATGCTGAAGGATATTTTGCTGGCCCATAAAGCAGGTGCAGATTATCCCCTGTCAGAATCACTGATCAAAACCTACCAGTCGGCTCATGATGCCGGTTTCGGAAAGGATGACGTAATTGGCATTATCAATTACCTCAAAACGCTTTAAATGACCCTGAAATAAATACAAGTACAAATCAAATCTACCTCATATGAGCTCTGAAGACACCTCCCCTGAAACCTATCTGTTTGAAAACGATCGAAATATCCCTAACAGCGACTATCCGCTTCTGGTATACCGGAATGTTTTTTCCGGCACAGGCGGTGAGGGTGCTGCCTGGCTGGAACATCTCTTCAGTGAAAACGGGTGGGATAACTGCTGGAGGTGGACCATCTACCCCTTCCATCATTATCACAGCAATACCCATGAAGTACTGGGAATCTTTCAGGGGTCGGCAGACCTATGCATTGGCGGTCCGGCAGGAAAAAAGATGACGGTTAAATCAGGAGATATCCTGGTTATTCCGGCGGGTCTGGCCCATCGCTGCATTTCCTCTTCTGACGGTTTTACGGTGGTCGGAGCTTATCCGGGAGGAAAAAGCCCGGATCTGATCAGGGCAGAAGAATCCGACCATGATACTGCCGTAAAGCGTATCCGGCAGGTTGCCGTTCCTGACCGTGATCCTGT is part of the Chryseobacterium camelliae genome and encodes:
- a CDS encoding NAD(P)-dependent oxidoreductase, whose protein sequence is MEKLGFIGLGNMGHPMAKNLEKAGFPLSVYNRTPEKAAGFREQSRVCTSIADLVENSDVVFTMLTNDDALKAVYEEILSLNITGKLFVDMSTVSLEATAHTAAAIIVKEASFIDAPVAGSTKPAAEGTLIIMAGGEEKDIKRAEPYLQKMGKLIKHLGKNGNGIAAKLSVNYFISAIYQGLAETVLFSERLGLDRRDMLEIINESASGSGATKVKTPLLIEDHYPPAFTLDLMLKDILLAHKAGADYPLSESLIKTYQSAHDAGFGKDDVIGIINYLKTL
- a CDS encoding cupin domain-containing protein; translated protein: MSSEDTSPETYLFENDRNIPNSDYPLLVYRNVFSGTGGEGAAWLEHLFSENGWDNCWRWTIYPFHHYHSNTHEVLGIFQGSADLCIGGPAGKKMTVKSGDILVIPAGLAHRCISSSDGFTVVGAYPGGKSPDLIRAEESDHDTAVKRIRQVAVPDRDPVLGITGGLVKLWK